A section of the Trichomycterus rosablanca isolate fTriRos1 chromosome 6, fTriRos1.hap1, whole genome shotgun sequence genome encodes:
- the cldn10d gene encoding claudin-10 produces the protein MSRTIVMYIEIGCFLSCVCGWILICSTLPTEYWNFSEVGDAVLTTVNYFSNLWMDCVSDTTGVSDCKNYPSMLALPVFLHVCRALAVVSVILGFWGAVLTLIGMKCTKIGGSEIINARVTFAAALAYLASGLSGIIVYSLWGHKVRTEFVDVNFKPQRFELGAAVFIGWGGSSLIIAGGAVLCFISGREGLCSRQSNTHLRSQAYTRAQSRGTYITAQTRGSYITPVYSRSIPVMPPLFNSDRGSKEPKRTQRTYKTRYNRTIPSVPVNMDSYV, from the exons ATGAGTCGCACAATTGTTATGTATATAGAGATTGGCTGTTTTTTGTCTTGTGTTTGTGGATGGATCCTGATTTGTTCTACTCTGCCCACTGAGTATTGGAATTTTTCTGAAGTTGGTGATGCTGTACTCACCACAGTCAACTACTTCTCCAACTTGTGGATGGATTGTGTGTCTGACACCACTGGTGTATCTGACTGCAAAAATTACCCATCTATGTTGGCACTTCCAG TTTTCTTGCATGTATGCCGTGCCCTGGCTGTTGTCTCTGTAATCCTGGGATTTTGGGGTGCTGTTCTTACCTTGATTGGAATGAAGTGCACAAAAATTGGTGGCTCTGAAATCATTAATGCCAGGGTAACATTTGCTGCTGCCCTTGCCTATTTGGCATCAG GGCTTAGTGGCATAATAGTGTATTCCTTGTGGGGGCATAAAGTGCGGACAGAATTTGTGGATGTAAACTTTAAGCCACAGag ATTTGAactaggtgcagcagtgtttatAGGCTGGGGAGGATCATCCTTAATTATAGCAGgaggtgcagttttgtgttttatcTCAGGACGAGAAGGACTATGCTCAAG ACAAAGTAATACACATCTTCGATCACAGGCTTACACGAGAGCTCAATCCAGAGGAACATACATAACAGCTCAAACCAGAGGAAGCTACATAACGCCTGTCTACTCCAGATCAATTCCAGTAATGCCTCCTTTATTTAATTCCGATAGAGGGAGCAAGGAACCCAAAAGGACACAAAGAACATACAAAACCCGCTATAACAGGACTATACCCTCTGTGCCAGTGAACATGGATTCATATGTGTGA